A part of Gadus morhua chromosome 17, gadMor3.0, whole genome shotgun sequence genomic DNA contains:
- the crfb2 gene encoding interleukin-20 receptor subunit alpha isoform X2 produces the protein MAVGPGFILLMLAWLSQVFSEIVPLPKPVNVNVTSSHFIHRLTWQPGPGTPRGVAYNVSVSRERDLPWVPVAGCVLVKHPLVCDLTRAFTNPTHVYYSMVVAILESQASPGAYSTGFKPIKDGELASPLLTLAACDHSLCVDLHPPLERVRALYQGLQYQLRVTTRSPGSHPAESLERTRSLKRHVLKDQAPGREYCVSVRIRDPQTHREFPFSPPTCASTPTAGVRSADVLLVVSVLALVLLGVVLYLLVQTGVVCLKNPLPSVLIFINPLVEERLAMPQKERVCAHIHLGAAAPSAGGKCAARVDHSVQEEGVSTAGSARSLGGYGPHVDSSCSSFSSCSSSSSLSTRPLLAPSLHTVAPSAAIGTPWRPSELQSELRAIALKTLGSVAVTTWDQHALHLACSADPPAPSPEAEPGVGSGEGCSDVNLLSLTLGGPHEDAATLPPTAEEEEVSMETLISVEDEDVDVEEQDGYLRR, from the exons ATGGCAGTGGGTCCAGGCTTCATCCTCTTGATGCTCGCCTGGCTCTCTCAGGTGTTCTCAG aaaTTGTCCCTCTTCCTAAGCCGGTCAACGTGAATGTCACCTCCAGTCATTTTATTCACCGGTTAACATGGCAACCCGGTCCTGGGACGCCGAGGGGCGTGGCCTACAACGTCTCGGTGAGCCGCGAACG GGACCTCCCCTGGGTGCCCGTAGCAGGCTGTGTCCTTGTGAAACACCCGCTGGTTTGCGACCTGACCAGAGCTTTCACTAACCCCACACATGTGTACTACAGCATGGTTGTTGCAATACTAGAGTCCCAGGCCTCCCCCGGGGCCTACTCTACCGGCTTTAAGCCCATCAAAGACG GTGAGCTGGCCTCCCCGCTGCTGACGCTGGCCGCCTGTGACCACTCCCTGTGCGTGGACCTTCACCCCCCCCTGGAGCGCGTGAGGGCCCTCTACCAGGGCCTCCAGTACCAGCTCCGCGTCACCACCCGCAGCCCCGGCAGCCATCCGGCCGAG tccCTGGAGCGCACCCGGTCCCTGAAGCGCCATGTTTTGAAGGACCAGGCCCCTGGACGAGAGTACTGCGTCTCGGTCCGCATCcgggacccccagacccacagGGAGTTCCCCTTCAGCCCGCCCACGTGCGCCTCCACCCCCACGGCGGGGGTCCGCTCTGCAG ATGTCCTTCTGGTGGTCTCCGTCCTTGCTCTGGTCCTGCTGGGGGTCGTCTTGTATCTGTTGGTGCAGACCGGTGTGGTCTGTTTGaagaaccccctcccctccgtcctG ATATTCATCAATCCCCTGGTAGAGGAGAGGCTTGCAATGCCGCAGAAAGAACGCGTCTGCGCCCACATCCACCTGGGGGCCGCGGCGCCCTCTGCTGGGGGGAAGTGTGCAGCGCGGGTGGACCACAGCGTCCAAGAGGAGGGGGTCTCCACCGCTGGGAGCGCTAGGTCCCTGGGAGGCTACGGGCCGCATGTggactcttcctgttcctccttCTCATCGTGCTCCTCATCGTCCTCCCTCTCCACACGCCCCCTCCTGGCTCCCTCTCTTCACACGGTCGCTCCTTCAGCCGCCATCGGCACACCGTGGCGTCCCTCTGAACTGCAGTCCGAGCTCCGTGCCATTGCTCTGAAAACGTTGGGCTCGGTTGCTGTGACGACGTGGGACCAGCATGCTTTGCACCTTGCTTGTAGCGCAGACCCACCGGCACCGTCGCCGGAGGCGGAGCCTGGGGTGGGCTCGGGGGAGGGCTGCAGTGACGTGAACCTCCTCTCGCTGACCTTGGGGGGTCCCCACGAAGACGCGGCCACGCTGCCACCGACGGCCGAAGAGGAAGAGGTTTCCATGGAAACACTCATCTCTGTGGAGGATGAGGACGTGGatgtggaggagcaggacggGTATTTGAGACGTTAG
- the crfb2 gene encoding uncharacterized protein crfb2 isoform X1, producing MAVGPGFILLMLAWLSQVFSEIVPLPKPVNVNVTSSHFIHRLTWQPGPGTPRGVAYNVSVSRERDLPWVPVAGCVLVKHPLVCDLTRAFTNPTHVYYSMVVAILESQASPGAYSTGFKPIKDGELASPLLTLAACDHSLCVDLHPPLERVRALYQGLQYQLRVTTRSPGSHPAESLERTRSLKRHVLKDQAPGREYCVSVRIRDPQTHREFPFSPPTCASTPTAGVRSADVLLVVSVLALVLLGVVLYLLVQTGVVCLKNPLPSVLFRFHGASVTAYRRWDCEQAHMVALQIHLHCIFINPLVEERLAMPQKERVCAHIHLGAAAPSAGGKCAARVDHSVQEEGVSTAGSARSLGGYGPHVDSSCSSFSSCSSSSSLSTRPLLAPSLHTVAPSAAIGTPWRPSELQSELRAIALKTLGSVAVTTWDQHALHLACSADPPAPSPEAEPGVGSGEGCSDVNLLSLTLGGPHEDAATLPPTAEEEEVSMETLISVEDEDVDVEEQDGYLRR from the exons ATGGCAGTGGGTCCAGGCTTCATCCTCTTGATGCTCGCCTGGCTCTCTCAGGTGTTCTCAG aaaTTGTCCCTCTTCCTAAGCCGGTCAACGTGAATGTCACCTCCAGTCATTTTATTCACCGGTTAACATGGCAACCCGGTCCTGGGACGCCGAGGGGCGTGGCCTACAACGTCTCGGTGAGCCGCGAACG GGACCTCCCCTGGGTGCCCGTAGCAGGCTGTGTCCTTGTGAAACACCCGCTGGTTTGCGACCTGACCAGAGCTTTCACTAACCCCACACATGTGTACTACAGCATGGTTGTTGCAATACTAGAGTCCCAGGCCTCCCCCGGGGCCTACTCTACCGGCTTTAAGCCCATCAAAGACG GTGAGCTGGCCTCCCCGCTGCTGACGCTGGCCGCCTGTGACCACTCCCTGTGCGTGGACCTTCACCCCCCCCTGGAGCGCGTGAGGGCCCTCTACCAGGGCCTCCAGTACCAGCTCCGCGTCACCACCCGCAGCCCCGGCAGCCATCCGGCCGAG tccCTGGAGCGCACCCGGTCCCTGAAGCGCCATGTTTTGAAGGACCAGGCCCCTGGACGAGAGTACTGCGTCTCGGTCCGCATCcgggacccccagacccacagGGAGTTCCCCTTCAGCCCGCCCACGTGCGCCTCCACCCCCACGGCGGGGGTCCGCTCTGCAG ATGTCCTTCTGGTGGTCTCCGTCCTTGCTCTGGTCCTGCTGGGGGTCGTCTTGTATCTGTTGGTGCAGACCGGTGTGGTCTGTTTGaagaaccccctcccctccgtcctG TTCAGATTTCACGGTGCCAGCGTAACGGCCTACAGACGGTGGGATTGTGAACAGGCCCACATGGTTGCTCTTCAGATTCACCTCCATTGT ATATTCATCAATCCCCTGGTAGAGGAGAGGCTTGCAATGCCGCAGAAAGAACGCGTCTGCGCCCACATCCACCTGGGGGCCGCGGCGCCCTCTGCTGGGGGGAAGTGTGCAGCGCGGGTGGACCACAGCGTCCAAGAGGAGGGGGTCTCCACCGCTGGGAGCGCTAGGTCCCTGGGAGGCTACGGGCCGCATGTggactcttcctgttcctccttCTCATCGTGCTCCTCATCGTCCTCCCTCTCCACACGCCCCCTCCTGGCTCCCTCTCTTCACACGGTCGCTCCTTCAGCCGCCATCGGCACACCGTGGCGTCCCTCTGAACTGCAGTCCGAGCTCCGTGCCATTGCTCTGAAAACGTTGGGCTCGGTTGCTGTGACGACGTGGGACCAGCATGCTTTGCACCTTGCTTGTAGCGCAGACCCACCGGCACCGTCGCCGGAGGCGGAGCCTGGGGTGGGCTCGGGGGAGGGCTGCAGTGACGTGAACCTCCTCTCGCTGACCTTGGGGGGTCCCCACGAAGACGCGGCCACGCTGCCACCGACGGCCGAAGAGGAAGAGGTTTCCATGGAAACACTCATCTCTGTGGAGGATGAGGACGTGGatgtggaggagcaggacggGTATTTGAGACGTTAG